In Choloepus didactylus isolate mChoDid1 chromosome 18, mChoDid1.pri, whole genome shotgun sequence, a single genomic region encodes these proteins:
- the LOC119513321 gene encoding telethonin, which translates to MATSELSCQVTEENCELREAFWAEWKDLTLSTRPEEGCSLYEEDALRRETYHQQGQCQALVQHSPWLVMRMGILGRGLQEYLLPYQRVLPLPIFTPTKLGAAKEEREDTPIQLQELLALETALGGQCADRQDMAEITKQLPPVVPVSKPGALRRSLSRSMSQEAQRG; encoded by the exons ATGGCCACTTCGGAGCTGAGCTGCCAGGTAACAGAGGAGAACTGTGAGCTCCGGGAGGCCTTCTGGGCCGAGTGGAAGGATCTGACACTGTCCACGCGGCCTGAGGAGGG TTGCTCCCTGTACGAGGAAGATGCCCTGCGGCGTGAGACCTACCACCAGCAGGGGCAGTGCCAGGCGCTGGTGCAGCATTCCCCCTGGTTGGTGATGCGTATGGGCATCCTCGGCCGCGGGCTGCAGGAGTATCTGCTGCCCTACCAGCGAGTGCTGCCGCTGCCTATCTTCACCCCCACCAAGCTGGGTGCCGCCAAGGAGGAGCGCGAGGACACCCCAATCCAGCTGCAGGAGCTGCTGGCGCTGGAGACGGCCCTCGGTGGCCAGTGTGCGGACCGCCAGGACATGGCCGAGATCACCAAGCAGCTGCCCCCCGTGGTGCCTGTCAGCAAGCCCGGTGCCCTTCGTCGCTCCCTGTCCCGCTCCATGTCCCAGGAAGCACAGAGAGGCTGA
- the PNMT gene encoding phenylethanolamine N-methyltransferase: protein MGGGGRSARGPGRLIAQPSPAQPRGPGGRPDADIGRARGRAGSGSSMSGAEQSHAAAPAPDSDPGRAAVASAYQRFEPRAYLRNNYAPPRGDLSSPDGVGPWKLRCLAQTFATGEVSGHTLIDIGSGPTIYQLLSACAHFEDITMTDFLEVNRQELGLWLQEEPGAFDWSVYSQHVCLIEGKGESWQEKERQLRARVKRVLPIDVHQPQPLGAGGLAPLPADALVSAFCLEAVSPDLASFQRALDHITMLLRPGGHLLLIGALEESWYLAGEARLAVVPVREVEVREALMCSGYRVRDLCTYVMPTHLRTGVDDVKGIFFAWAQKKEGV, encoded by the exons atgggggggggggggcgcagcGCGCGTGGCCCCGGGCGGCTCATCGCTCAGCCGTCGCCCGCGCAGCCGAGGGGTCCGGGTGGGCGTCCCGACGCAGATATAGGGCGAGCGCGCGGGAGGGCGGGCAGCGGCAGCAGCATGAGCGGCGCGGAGCAGAGCCACGCGGCGGCCCCGGCCCCCGACTCCGACCCGGGCCGGGCAGCGGTCGCCTCCGCCTACCAGCGCTTCGAGCCCCGGGCCTACCTCCGCAACAACTACGCGCCCCCTCGCGGGGACCTGAGCAGCCCCGACGGCGTCGGGCCTTGGAAGCTGCGCTGCCTGGCGCAGACCTTTGCCACTG GTGAGGTATCTGGACACACCCTCATCGACATCGGCTCGGGCCCCACTATATACCAGCTGCTCAGCGCTTGCGCCCACTTCGAGGACATCACCATGACAGATTTCCTGGAGGTGAACCGGCAGGAGCTGGGGCTCTGGCTACAGGAGGAGCCTGGGGCCTTCGACTGGAGCGTGTACAGCCAGCATGTCTGCCTGATTGAGGGCAAGGG TGAGTCCTGGCAGGAGAAGGAGCGCCAGTTGCGAGCCAGGGTGAAACGGGTCCTGCCCATCGACGTgcaccagccccagcccctgggcGCTGGGGGCCTGGCGCCCCTACCTGCTGACGCCCTGGTCTCTGCCTTCTGCCTGGAGGCTGTGAGCCCAGACCTTGCCAGTTTCCAGCGGGCCCTGGACCACATCACCATGCTGCTGAGGCCAGGGGGGCACCTCCTCCTCATCGGGGCTCTGGAGGAGTCATGGTACCTGGCTGGGGAGGCCCGGCTGGCGGTGGTGCCCGTGCGTGAGGTGGAGGTGAGGGAGGCCCTGATGTGTAGTGGCTACAGGGTGCGGGACCTGTGCACCTACGTCATGCCCACCCACCTGCGGACAGGCGTGGACGATGTCAAGGGcatcttctttgcctgggcccAGAAGAAAGAGGGAGTGTGA